The genomic interval TGGCGAAGCCAGGCAGCAAAAAAGCGTTTGCCGCGTATCATTTAGCGGACGCAAAGGTGAACTGAGCCTGATCCCCGTTCCCGTATTTCAAAAGCTGGAGAATGTCAAAGGCAACTGGGAGGACATATCGCGGCGCATAACCGAGTTGAGTGCCACTGAATCCACTGCCTGGCTGGAAGTAACCTATGAAGGTGATGATATAGTAGCTGATTTGCGTGAAAAACTTGAAGATGCCGTAGCGAATAGCTCCATGGAAGTTTTGCGTGTGAAAAATCACCGGATCATAGATCGTGTTCTGGAGCAAAGCAGCAGTGATGAAACCCTGGATGATCTTGATGTGCACGACGTGTTTGAGCGCTGCCTCGATGCCCATGATATTGCACCTGAGCAGCGCCCAGGGCTTGTCCAGGTTTACCAGGAGGCTTTGAAGTCTCTTTATGAGGATGATGTATCGGCTCAGAGGGAGAATCACCAATGAAAATACTGAAGGTGCGCTTTCAAAATCTCAACTCCCTCACTGGCCAATGGGAAATAGATCTGAGTGATCCATCCTACAGTGCAGACGGGATATTTGCCATTACTGGCCCCACCGGGGCTGGCAAAAGCACAATCCTCGATGCCATATGCCTTGCCCTCTATGGTTGTACGCCGCGCCTGAATAAAATTACCAAAAGTACCAACGAAATAATGTCACGCCACACAGGTGAGTGCTACGCCGAAGTCACCTTTGAGGCCCAACAGAAGCGTTACCGCTGCCACTGGAGCCAGCACCGGGCACGCAAAAAAGCCAGCGGTGAGCTACAGGCACCCAAGCATGAAATAGCTCATGCCGATACAGGCGAAGTGCTTGAAACCAAGCTGCGGGAAGTAGCTGACAAGATAGAAAAAGCAACCGGAATGGACTACGAGCGGTTTACCCGCTCCATGCTCCTTGCCCAGGGAGGGTTTGCTGCCTTTTTGCAGGCGCCCCCTGATGAGCGGGCACCAATACTGGAGCAAATAACTGGTACAGAAATCTATAGTCACATTTCCAAGCGGGTTCATGAGCGTCGCTCCGAAGAGCGCAAGGAACTGGACGTTTTGCAGGCGGAAATTGCCGGCATGCAGATTTTGTCTGCTGAAGAGGAGCAGCACCTCACGGCAAGCCTGCAGGGTATGAGCCAGCAAGAGGTTGAAGCAGGTAAACTGGCAGCAAAGCATCGTACGGCAATTCACTGGCTTGAGGGAATAGGCCGGCTTGAAAGTACACGCAAATCCTTGCAGCAACACAAATCAAGTCTGCAAGAGAAAAAGGAAGCCTTTGCACCTCAGCAGAACCGTCTGCAACTTGCCCAGCAGGCACTGGAGTTTGGCCCAGTCTACACGCGGCTCGATGAACTGCGCAAAGCACAGACCCATGACGATACCTCACTGAACTTGTGCCGCAAAGAGCATCCAGATCTTGTTGAGAAAAAAAAGAGGGCAGACGAGGCGTTCAGAGTTACCCGGGAAAAACACACCCAGGCAAAAGATGAGCAGCTCAGAACTCAACCTCTTATAAATCAGGCGCGCGAGCTTGATGTCATTATCGCACAGAACACTCAGGCGGCCGAAGAAACACAAAAGACCATTGCATCTCTGAACAAGCAAAAAATCGACCTTGAGTCCAGTCAAAGCAAAGATATTGAGCAACTTGAAGCTTACCGAAAGCAGCTGCAAGAGTTGCTGGATCAAATGAAGTCATCGCAGAAAGATGCTGAACTTGTTGAGCAGCTCGCAGGGCTCTCAAGCCGGTTTGACCATCTGAAATCCTTGCACGAACAGCACGGAACGAAACAACTGGAAATCAAAGAGTCAAAAAAACAGGTGCAAGTGGCTCAAAGTACTGCCCGCCAGGCGCACCACTACCTTCAGCAAGAGCAAAAAAAGCTGGAAGATCAACAACAAAAATTAACAACCACTGAGCATGAATACCAATTGCTTCTCAACGGCCAGGACCTTAACAGGCTGCGCCAGCGGGAGACAGCGCTGCGCATGCAGGAACACTCTCTGATTCGGGCCAGAGAACTGGTAGCAACAGCTCATCAGCTACACCGAGAGCTGACTGATCTTCAGCGCCAGTCCACTGAGATGGAGCACAAGGTAAAAAAGCAGCAGGGTGAATTTCAGGAAGCTGAGCGCAGGCAATCGGATCTGGAAAAGGAAATAGCTCTGCTTGAGGAAAACCTTTCCCTGCTGAAGCGTATTGAGAGCCTGGAGGAAGCCCGTAAAAGCCTGAAAGATGGCGAACCCTGTGCCCTGTGTGGGTCCAAGGATCACCCGTTTGCCAGTGGAAATATCCCAACGCCCAACAAGGCAGAGCAGGAACTGAAGCTGGCTCGACAGAGCAAAAAGAAGCTGGATAAGGATGTATCTGTGCTTGCAACCCAATTGGCTGAGCTGCAAAAAGATCAGCAGTATAACCAGAGGCAGCAGGATCAGTGCACAGCAAAAATTGAAGAGGGAAAACGGCACTTTGGCGAATACCGTCAAAAGATATCCACGAAGATTCACAGTGCCTTTGAGGATCAGCAGCTGGCAGGTGAGCTCCTGGGGATACAGGAAGAGTATGAGAAGGAACTCAAGCAGCTTGTCGCTCAACTGGAGCATGCCGCTATGCTGGAAAAATCGCTGGTGCAGTTACGTCAAGCCCATCAAAAAATAAGCG from Desulfurispira natronophila carries:
- a CDS encoding AAA family ATPase; the encoded protein is MKILKVRFQNLNSLTGQWEIDLSDPSYSADGIFAITGPTGAGKSTILDAICLALYGCTPRLNKITKSTNEIMSRHTGECYAEVTFEAQQKRYRCHWSQHRARKKASGELQAPKHEIAHADTGEVLETKLREVADKIEKATGMDYERFTRSMLLAQGGFAAFLQAPPDERAPILEQITGTEIYSHISKRVHERRSEERKELDVLQAEIAGMQILSAEEEQHLTASLQGMSQQEVEAGKLAAKHRTAIHWLEGIGRLESTRKSLQQHKSSLQEKKEAFAPQQNRLQLAQQALEFGPVYTRLDELRKAQTHDDTSLNLCRKEHPDLVEKKKRADEAFRVTREKHTQAKDEQLRTQPLINQARELDVIIAQNTQAAEETQKTIASLNKQKIDLESSQSKDIEQLEAYRKQLQELLDQMKSSQKDAELVEQLAGLSSRFDHLKSLHEQHGTKQLEIKESKKQVQVAQSTARQAHHYLQQEQKKLEDQQQKLTTTEHEYQLLLNGQDLNRLRQRETALRMQEHSLIRARELVATAHQLHRELTDLQRQSTEMEHKVKKQQGEFQEAERRQSDLEKEIALLEENLSLLKRIESLEEARKSLKDGEPCALCGSKDHPFASGNIPTPNKAEQELKLARQSKKKLDKDVSVLATQLAELQKDQQYNQRQQDQCTAKIEEGKRHFGEYRQKISTKIHSAFEDQQLAGELLGIQEEYEKELKQLVAQLEHAAMLEKSLVQLRQAHQKISELLSKANQDWNEARHIQEKAESTLQRLQSEESTLHVLYDEYFTSLQKDVEQYGVTLLSMDSVDATKNQLTIRRNNWLDSTRRQQLLDKSILELEKDIRHRQSVIEEKTQECSRNQEVLSGIVTNRDSLRIKRQELLGSKVPDEEEKRLATLLEKSDIDLEKCRQAQNKAHQDLNNLETKIQELEKSASVRMPQISATLQEFTSCIESAGFANEEAFLAACLPEVERSQLIQQAKELSDEEASLQARERENARLLKEEHEKALCTEPLEELQAKLNQVQEKQKELQLDIGKIKQKINDNNYTKERQAQRIQLIEAKKLVYDRWSMLHDLIGSADGKKFRNFAQGLTFEMMIGHANRQLERMSDRYLLVRDLTEPLELNVIDNYQAGEVRSTKNLSGGESFIVSLSLALGLSSMASQNVRVDSLFLDEGFGTLDEDALETALETLGSLQHDGKIIGVISHVATLKERIGTQIQVTPQTGGRSSISGPGCRAIN